In Rutidosis leptorrhynchoides isolate AG116_Rl617_1_P2 chromosome 2, CSIRO_AGI_Rlap_v1, whole genome shotgun sequence, one genomic interval encodes:
- the LOC139892355 gene encoding peptidyl-prolyl cis-trans isomerase CYP26-2, chloroplastic, translating into MEKMWQNATVRHSTAMPPPPPITPPQIQTPETIKLSRRQLAICTKSSALLILTSHFQDFFYLPKARAQEQQNLLIDDIPIETNTATNSMQEISVDDSSTTAPTEETPIENIDNTTNTTEENPVDNGEITSTTEENPVDNGDITSSTEENPVDNGDTMGPAEENPVENRSNAGPTEDNQVETTSTISPVDNDSYSTATDSCTDKILTKRAFLDISIDGQPIGRVVIGLYGNNVPAGTTKFSDFVSGAAGISYRRKEFIKITPNYVQHGGVRSYGVDAELAAKTGRNFAVENLVAELERENGRCAGIKNVAGTVGIIVRDPFKPPPKQKLVARNGKLVIDEEEIGKEPNGTEFVISTKDSPELDTSTLVIGKVLEGMEVVERIGQVKTVQDNTSSAYFRVAKLIGDKRAVVAERGFNRPYSKVIVTNCGLMA; encoded by the exons ATGGAGAAGATGTGGCAAAATGCAACAGTACGGCATTCAACAGCtatgccaccaccaccaccaataacacCGCCACAGATTCAAACTCCAGAAACTATCAAACTGTCACGTAGACAGCTTGCAATATGTACTAAGTCATCTGCACTACTCATCCTCACTTCCCATTTTCAAGACTTTTTCTATCTGCCTAAAGCAAGAGCACAAGAACAACAAAACTTGTTAATAGACGACATTCCAATCGAGACTAATACCGCCACAAATTCTATGCAAGAAATCTCAGTTGACGACAGTTCCACCACCGCTCCAACTGAAGAGACCCCAATCGAGAATATTGACAACACTACCAACACCACCGAAGAAAACCCAGTTGACAATGGTGAAATCACCAGCACCACCGAAGAAAACCCAGTTGACAACGGCGACATCACCAGCAGCACCGAAGAAAACCCAGTTGACAATGGTGACACCATGGGTCCTGCCGAAGAGAACCCGGTCGAAAATAGGAGCAATGCGGGTCCTACCGAAGACAATCAAGTTGAGACTACTAGCACCATTAGTCCTGTTGACAATGATTCGTACTCAACCGCAACGGACAGCTGCACCGACAAGATTCTTACCAAGCGGGCTTTTCTGGATATATCGATCGACGGACAGCCCATTGGTCGAGTTGTTATTGGGTTATATGGGAACAATGTACCAGCCGGGACTACTAAGTTCAGTGATTTTGTCAGTGGTGCAGCAG GTATTAGTTACAGAAGAAAAGAGTTCATAAAGATCACACCAAATTATGTGCAACATGGTGGGGTTAGATCATATGGAGTTGATGCTGAACTCGCAGCTAAAACCGGGAGGAATTTTGCAGTCGAAAATCTCGTTGCTGAACTGGAGAGAGAGAATGGAAGATGTGCCGGGATTAAGAACGTTGCAGGAACTGTTGGTATTATAGTACGGGACCCATTTAAGCCGCCACCTAAGCAAAAGCTGGTTGCCCGAAATGGTAAGTTGGTTATTGATGAGGAAGAAATTGGGAAGGAACCAAACGGGACGGAGTTTGTGATTTCGACAAAAGATTCGCCGGAATTGGACACATCAACATTAGTGATAGGGAAGGTTCTAGAAGGTATGGAGGTTGTTGAGAGGATTGGTCAGGTTAAGACTGTTCAAGATAACACTAGTTCTGCCTATTTCAG GGTGGCTAAGTTGATTGGAGATAAAAGGGCTGTGGTTGCAGAGAGAGGGTTCAACAGACCATATTCAAAAGTAATAGTGACTAATTGTGGGTTAATGGCTTAA